A region from the Prevotella melaninogenica genome encodes:
- the recG gene encoding ATP-dependent DNA helicase RecG: MDILSQDIMYLPGVGPHRKEILGKELGIHTYRDLLEYFPYKYVDRTKLYLISELSQDMPFVQIKGRILSFEEAEMGKRKKRIIAHFTDGHGVCDIVWFNGSKYIYQNYKVNKEYIIFGKPTFFNGRFQFTHPDIDDASQLQLNDMGMQPFYVTTERMKKAGITSRAMEKLTKMLISKLNEPLEETLPPFITTHLHLISRDAAMRKIHYPKSVDDTQRARVRLKFEELFYVQLNILRYASDHRRKYRGYIFNRIGAQFNWFYSQNLPFELTGAQKRVMHEIRADMASGRQMNRLLQGDVGSGKTLVALMSMLIAIDNGYQACMMAPTEILAEQHLQTIKDFLRGMNLRIELLTGIVKSKKRKEVLDGLIDGSINIVVGTHAIIEEKVQFQHLGMAVIDEQHRFGVEQRAKLWSKSENPPHVLVMTATPIPRTLAMTIYGDLDVSVIDELPPGRKPIQTIHKYDDQMASLYSGIRQQIKLGRQVYIVYPLIKESERMDLKNLEDGFETMQNIFPEFQLSKIHGKMKDKEKEVEMQKFVNGQTQILVATTVIEVGVNVPNASVMVILDAQRFGLSQLHQLRGRVGRGAEQSYCILVTNHKLSKETRKRIDIMCDTNDGFEIAEADLKLRGPGDLEGTQQSGIAFDLKIADIARDGQIVQLAREEAQKIIDDDPTCQKMEYNLLWDRLKALRKTNINWAAIS, translated from the coding sequence ATGGATATACTATCGCAAGACATAATGTATTTACCAGGTGTAGGACCACATCGCAAGGAGATTCTGGGCAAAGAGCTTGGAATTCACACCTATCGTGACCTGTTAGAATACTTCCCCTACAAATATGTTGACCGAACAAAGCTATATCTTATCTCAGAACTTTCACAGGATATGCCGTTTGTGCAAATCAAAGGAAGAATACTCAGCTTTGAAGAAGCTGAGATGGGAAAACGAAAGAAACGTATCATTGCCCACTTCACTGATGGACACGGTGTTTGTGACATCGTATGGTTTAATGGTTCAAAGTATATCTATCAGAACTACAAGGTAAACAAAGAGTATATCATCTTTGGAAAACCAACTTTCTTTAATGGCAGATTTCAGTTTACACATCCTGACATTGACGATGCATCTCAGTTGCAACTCAACGATATGGGTATGCAACCTTTCTATGTAACAACAGAAAGAATGAAGAAGGCTGGCATCACATCACGTGCCATGGAGAAGCTAACGAAGATGCTCATTAGTAAGCTCAACGAACCTTTAGAAGAAACACTTCCCCCTTTCATAACCACCCATTTGCACCTCATCTCACGTGATGCTGCTATGCGCAAGATTCATTACCCGAAGTCGGTGGATGATACCCAGCGTGCTCGTGTACGCCTAAAATTTGAGGAACTCTTCTATGTTCAGTTGAACATTCTACGCTATGCCAGCGACCATCGTCGCAAATATCGAGGGTATATCTTCAACAGAATTGGAGCACAATTCAACTGGTTTTATTCCCAGAACCTACCCTTTGAGCTCACTGGAGCACAAAAAAGAGTGATGCACGAGATACGTGCCGACATGGCAAGTGGTCGACAGATGAATCGCTTGTTACAGGGAGATGTCGGCTCTGGTAAGACCCTTGTCGCCCTGATGTCAATGCTTATTGCCATTGACAACGGCTATCAGGCTTGTATGATGGCACCAACGGAGATTCTTGCTGAGCAACATCTACAAACTATCAAAGATTTTCTTAGAGGAATGAACCTACGCATAGAACTGCTTACGGGAATTGTGAAAAGTAAGAAACGAAAAGAAGTTTTAGACGGACTCATTGATGGCTCTATCAATATTGTCGTAGGAACGCACGCCATCATAGAGGAAAAAGTGCAGTTTCAGCACCTTGGCATGGCTGTTATCGACGAACAACACCGATTCGGTGTGGAGCAACGTGCCAAGTTATGGAGCAAGAGCGAGAACCCTCCACACGTGTTGGTAATGACCGCTACGCCTATACCTCGCACCCTTGCAATGACGATTTATGGTGATTTAGATGTTTCTGTTATTGACGAATTGCCACCAGGACGTAAGCCAATACAGACAATCCATAAATATGATGACCAGATGGCAAGTCTTTATAGTGGTATCCGACAACAGATAAAATTGGGACGTCAAGTGTACATTGTCTATCCACTCATCAAGGAAAGTGAACGTATGGATCTCAAAAACCTCGAAGACGGCTTTGAAACTATGCAAAACATCTTCCCTGAATTTCAGTTGAGTAAGATACATGGAAAGATGAAAGATAAGGAAAAAGAGGTTGAGATGCAGAAGTTTGTCAATGGACAAACACAGATACTCGTTGCCACGACGGTAATAGAAGTAGGTGTGAACGTTCCTAATGCCAGTGTGATGGTTATCCTCGATGCCCAGCGTTTTGGTCTTTCTCAACTCCATCAGTTGCGCGGTCGTGTAGGTCGTGGTGCTGAACAAAGTTATTGTATCCTTGTTACCAACCATAAGCTCAGCAAGGAAACAAGAAAACGTATTGATATTATGTGCGATACGAACGATGGATTTGAGATAGCAGAAGCCGACTTAAAGCTTCGTGGTCCTGGTGATTTGGAGGGTACACAGCAAAGTGGTATAGCCTTCGACCTCAAAATAGCCGACATTGCTCGTGATGGTCAAATCGTACAATTAGCAAGAGAAGAAGCTCAAAAAATCATTGACGACGACCCTACTTGTCAAAAAATGGAATATAACTTGCTATGGGATAGGCTAAAAGCGTTAAGAAAGACTAATATAAACTGGGCTGCAATTTCATAG
- a CDS encoding DJ-1 family glyoxalase III: MAKVYEFLANGFEEVEALAPVDILRRGGVEVKMVSITGSNLVESSHGVVVKADLLFENITDFSDADLLMLPGGMPGSKNLNEHEGVRKALKEQFEKGKHVAAICAAPLVLASVGLLKGKKATIYPGMESYLGEDAEYTGALVQEDGNVTTGAGPAACFPYGYKLLSYFLPAEKVEEIQKGMIYDQLLNS, encoded by the coding sequence ATGGCTAAGGTATATGAGTTTCTCGCTAATGGCTTTGAAGAAGTTGAGGCATTGGCACCTGTTGATATCCTACGACGTGGGGGCGTAGAGGTTAAGATGGTTAGTATTACAGGGAGTAATCTCGTTGAATCATCACATGGTGTGGTGGTTAAAGCCGACCTCCTTTTTGAGAACATAACCGATTTCTCTGATGCTGACTTGCTGATGTTGCCTGGCGGTATGCCTGGTTCAAAGAACTTGAACGAGCACGAAGGCGTACGTAAAGCACTCAAAGAGCAGTTTGAGAAGGGCAAACATGTTGCTGCTATCTGTGCTGCTCCATTGGTCTTGGCTTCTGTTGGTCTGCTAAAAGGTAAGAAAGCAACCATCTATCCAGGTATGGAAAGCTATTTAGGTGAGGACGCTGAATACACAGGAGCCCTCGTTCAGGAAGATGGAAACGTAACAACTGGTGCTGGTCCTGCCGCTTGTTTCCCATACGGATACAAGCTTCTAAGCTATTTCTTACCAGCAGAGAAGGTGGAAGAGATACAGAAGGGAATGATTTACGACCAACTTCTAAATTCCTAA
- a CDS encoding peptidoglycan DD-metalloendopeptidase family protein produces MTFKKIVRTFALTSLLTLTAHSANAQDLLARQAPIDRRAKALDTMVINRLREAEEIEEPSSELYNDWNNNYAHRGGNLPDVYKIDLRGFHMPTPSRVITSNFGRRWGRRHQGLDIKVYIGDTIRAAFSGKVRVVKYDANGYGKYIVIRHNNGLETIYGHLSKQIVSPNQTVRAGQPIGLGGNTGRSTGSHLHFETRLAGVALNPALFFDFANQDVTGDYYVYRRSTVAQESERATADRGTSSSLGYSRENIQGKGNQSYSPRKERNYNTDFSNHTPRTEPTADNGKIFYHKVANGETLETIARQHGISVEQLCRQNRIGKLTRVSEGQLLSITK; encoded by the coding sequence ATGACTTTTAAGAAAATAGTTAGGACTTTTGCGCTAACATCTCTCTTAACCTTGACAGCCCATTCAGCAAATGCACAAGACCTGCTTGCCCGCCAAGCACCTATTGACCGTCGTGCTAAGGCATTAGACACAATGGTTATCAATCGTCTTCGCGAAGCAGAAGAAATAGAAGAGCCTTCATCAGAACTCTATAACGATTGGAATAACAACTATGCACATCGTGGAGGCAACCTCCCTGATGTATATAAAATTGATCTTCGTGGTTTTCATATGCCAACACCAAGCCGTGTTATCACAAGTAACTTCGGACGCCGTTGGGGTCGTCGTCACCAAGGATTGGATATCAAGGTGTATATCGGCGATACCATTCGGGCAGCCTTCTCAGGTAAGGTGCGTGTTGTAAAATATGATGCAAACGGATATGGTAAGTATATTGTTATCCGCCATAACAATGGTCTTGAGACCATCTATGGTCACCTTTCAAAGCAAATAGTTAGTCCAAATCAAACTGTACGTGCTGGTCAGCCTATCGGATTGGGTGGTAATACGGGGCGTTCAACAGGTTCTCACCTCCATTTCGAGACTCGTTTGGCAGGTGTAGCATTGAACCCTGCACTCTTCTTCGACTTTGCTAATCAAGATGTTACTGGCGACTACTATGTCTACCGTCGCAGCACTGTAGCACAGGAGTCTGAGCGTGCAACGGCAGATCGTGGTACTTCATCAAGCCTTGGTTACTCTCGTGAGAACATTCAAGGTAAAGGCAATCAGAGCTATAGCCCACGTAAAGAGAGAAACTATAACACAGATTTCTCAAACCATACGCCTCGCACTGAACCGACTGCAGACAATGGAAAGATCTTCTATCACAAGGTTGCTAATGGTGAGACGTTAGAGACGATAGCTCGACAGCATGGTATTTCAGTAGAGCAGTTATGCCGCCAGAACCGTATAGGCAAACTGACTCGTGTGTCAGAAGGACAACTCCTCTCGATTACGAAGTAA